One window of Bacillus alkalicellulosilyticus genomic DNA carries:
- a CDS encoding DMT family transporter has translation MGVRKVAFLKVIIAMCIVGSSVVAGKVMVDHIPIFIASALRFILASIIFVPLLLWKEGLPSITRREWGILILQSVTGVFLFSILMLYGLTYTSAVEAGIITSTLPAMVAILAIIMLREKLTTFQSSGVILAVTGVFVLHLFGSIQGDEVSSIVGNVLIVGAVLGEALFIILGKSLSSRLSPLAISTSVSLIGGILFMPLAIYEIQKTQYDFTSSTDWALILYFAVIVTVLAFLLMYEGLAKLPASAVGVLTSVLPLSTVLLSVLLLKEPFLLHHLFGLAIILVAIYFISREDKHHYKQKYPNISRKRI, from the coding sequence ATGGGTGTAAGAAAGGTAGCTTTTCTAAAAGTAATCATAGCGATGTGTATTGTAGGAAGTTCTGTCGTTGCCGGAAAAGTAATGGTTGATCATATACCAATATTTATAGCTTCTGCTTTACGATTTATTTTGGCATCGATTATATTCGTCCCATTACTGTTGTGGAAAGAAGGGCTTCCTTCGATAACTCGACGAGAATGGGGGATTTTAATTCTTCAATCTGTAACGGGTGTCTTTTTATTTAGTATTCTAATGCTTTATGGCTTAACATACACATCGGCAGTGGAAGCAGGAATTATCACAAGTACGTTACCTGCAATGGTCGCCATTTTAGCTATTATTATGTTAAGGGAAAAGCTAACTACATTTCAGAGTAGTGGTGTCATCCTAGCAGTTACAGGAGTATTCGTTTTGCATCTGTTTGGATCAATCCAAGGAGATGAGGTAAGTAGTATAGTTGGAAATGTATTGATAGTAGGTGCTGTATTAGGAGAAGCATTGTTTATTATTTTGGGTAAATCCCTTTCTAGTAGGCTCAGTCCTTTGGCCATATCAACTTCTGTTTCTCTTATTGGTGGAATACTTTTTATGCCGTTAGCGATATACGAGATTCAAAAGACTCAATATGATTTTACATCTAGTACAGACTGGGCCCTCATTTTGTACTTTGCAGTAATCGTAACGGTTCTAGCGTTTCTTTTAATGTATGAAGGGTTAGCCAAATTACCTGCGTCGGCGGTTGGTGTGTTAACGAGTGTACTTCCACTTAGTACAGTTCTTCTTTCTGTTTTATTGTTAAAGGAACCCTTTCTATTGCACCATTTGTTTGGATTAGCGATTATTTTGGTCGCCATTTACTTCATATCTCGAGAAGACAAACATCATTATAAACAAAAATATCCAAATATATCTCGTAAAAGGATATAA
- a CDS encoding VOC family protein — translation MILGLHHAQITIPKGKETEGKRFYCDVLGLKEIEKPESLKGRGGFWLDLGSYQVHVGTEDGFDRNTTKAHLAYEVDDISYWKKRLEQHHIKVEESVAIPGYERFEFRDPFGNRVEMIKEVLL, via the coding sequence ATGATTCTTGGGTTACATCACGCACAAATTACAATTCCAAAAGGGAAAGAAACGGAAGGTAAGAGGTTTTATTGCGACGTTTTAGGGTTAAAGGAAATAGAAAAGCCTGAGTCTTTAAAAGGGCGCGGTGGGTTTTGGCTTGATTTAGGAAGTTACCAGGTTCATGTGGGAACCGAAGACGGTTTTGACAGGAATACGACAAAAGCACATCTCGCATATGAAGTAGATGATATCTCGTATTGGAAAAAGAGATTAGAGCAACATCATATAAAAGTTGAAGAATCTGTTGCCATTCCCGGCTATGAACGATTTGAATTTAGAGACCCTTTTGGCAATCGAGTTGAGATGATAAAGGAAGTATTACTATAA
- a CDS encoding RNA polymerase sigma factor, translating into MNEEDKWIRSIQRKADNEAANKIITKYYKEIYSYIYQQTINKELSLDLTQEVFIRMLKSMHHYDSKKASFRTWLHKIATYQIVDYYRSKNYKYRTDVSPIEDFEIIDYEDFILSLEYKEDIEKINEIVKYFNSTNQQIIRLKLFADYSFVEISKLLKITESTVKTKYYSTLKIVRKELKEWCK; encoded by the coding sequence ATGAATGAAGAGGATAAATGGATAAGGAGTATTCAGCGTAAAGCAGACAATGAAGCTGCAAATAAGATAATAACAAAATATTATAAAGAGATTTACTCTTATATTTATCAGCAGACAATCAACAAAGAATTGTCACTTGATTTAACCCAAGAAGTTTTTATTCGAATGTTAAAGTCTATGCACCATTACGATTCGAAAAAAGCTTCCTTTCGCACTTGGCTACATAAGATAGCTACTTATCAAATCGTAGATTATTACCGCTCGAAAAATTATAAATACAGAACTGATGTTAGTCCCATTGAAGACTTTGAAATCATAGATTATGAGGACTTTATCCTATCCCTCGAATACAAGGAAGATATTGAAAAGATTAATGAAATTGTAAAGTACTTCAACAGTACAAACCAGCAAATAATAAGACTTAAACTTTTTGCTGACTATAGCTTCGTTGAGATCTCAAAGCTATTAAAAATAACTGAATCGACAGTGAAAACAAAGTATTATTCAACACTAAAAATAGTAAGAAAAGAATTAAAGGAGTGGTGCAAATGA
- a CDS encoding ABC transporter ATP-binding protein → MLTIHNVSKTFGNFTALKNINLEFRNGVYGLLAPNGAGKTTLIKMMTTLIFPSEGEILYQGQEINKLGEDYREVLGYLPQQFGFYKHYSPNKYLSYLAALKGLDRKTSKDKISELLKLVALEDVADKKMKKFSGGMIQRVGIAQAMLNNPKVLILDEPTAGLDPKERVRFRNLLSELARDRIIILSTHIVSDVESIANEIVMIKDKEVLYKDKVKPICQTLDGLVFETEVPFDEMTIFRQNYLSLSEKQADENMLVKFISKGEINPLWRRVTPNLEDVFLYVYQDGETI, encoded by the coding sequence ATGTTGACAATACATAATGTAAGTAAAACATTTGGTAACTTTACTGCACTTAAAAATATTAACCTTGAATTTAGGAACGGAGTATATGGGTTATTAGCACCAAATGGCGCTGGTAAAACTACATTAATTAAAATGATGACAACTCTCATTTTTCCAAGCGAAGGAGAAATCCTATACCAAGGGCAGGAAATTAACAAACTCGGTGAGGATTATAGAGAAGTACTAGGATATTTGCCACAACAGTTTGGCTTTTATAAGCATTATAGCCCCAATAAGTATTTAAGTTATTTAGCTGCACTAAAGGGGCTCGATAGAAAAACTTCCAAAGATAAGATTAGTGAATTACTGAAGTTGGTAGCATTAGAGGATGTAGCCGATAAAAAAATGAAAAAATTTTCTGGTGGTATGATACAGCGTGTTGGCATAGCACAAGCCATGCTTAATAATCCTAAAGTATTAATATTAGATGAGCCAACTGCAGGTCTAGATCCAAAAGAGCGTGTAAGATTCAGGAATTTACTTTCAGAGTTAGCTAGAGATAGGATTATTATTCTTTCCACTCACATTGTGTCAGATGTTGAATCGATTGCAAATGAAATTGTTATGATTAAAGACAAAGAAGTTCTTTATAAAGACAAGGTTAAACCGATTTGTCAAACCCTTGATGGACTCGTATTTGAAACGGAAGTCCCATTTGATGAAATGACAATATTTAGACAAAATTACTTATCTTTATCTGAAAAGCAAGCAGATGAAAACATGCTAGTAAAGTTTATCTCTAAAGGGGAAATTAACCCATTATGGAGGCGGGTTACACCTAATTTAGAGGATGTATTTTTGTATGTTTATCAGGACGGAGAAACCATATAG
- a CDS encoding alpha/beta fold hydrolase, protein MNYTEHGDKNGPLMFFLHRGGVSGWIWNKQVRYFSSYHCIVTDLPEQGESFKETPFSIDDSANQILDLIQEKRKDKQVIVIGFSLGAQVVIAMLSQRPNDIDYAMINSALFRPIQFATMFIKSLSIFYPLVKRKSFSKLQAKTLYIDSELFETYYQETCKMSFQTFHRIMIENMTFSIPEQFSQATANILVTVGQKEKGIMKISVVDLPKSNVNCTGHVFEDIGHGISLGKPDLLHQIVEQWLNHQQWMSSNIQLVNVK, encoded by the coding sequence ATGAACTACACGGAGCATGGAGATAAAAATGGGCCGCTCATGTTTTTTTTACATAGAGGAGGAGTAAGTGGTTGGATTTGGAATAAACAGGTTCGTTATTTTTCATCTTATCACTGTATCGTTACCGACTTACCGGAGCAAGGGGAAAGTTTCAAAGAAACACCCTTCTCTATTGATGATAGTGCGAATCAAATCCTTGACCTCATACAAGAAAAAAGAAAAGATAAACAAGTCATTGTCATTGGATTTTCTTTAGGAGCTCAAGTAGTAATAGCCATGCTTAGTCAAAGACCGAATGATATTGATTATGCCATGATTAATAGTGCATTGTTCAGACCGATCCAGTTTGCTACTATGTTTATAAAATCTTTATCTATCTTTTATCCCTTAGTAAAAAGGAAAAGTTTTTCTAAACTTCAAGCTAAAACGTTATACATTGATAGTGAGTTATTCGAAACGTATTATCAAGAAACATGCAAGATGTCGTTTCAAACCTTTCATCGAATCATGATTGAAAACATGACTTTTTCAATACCCGAACAATTTTCGCAAGCAACAGCAAACATACTTGTAACTGTAGGACAAAAAGAGAAAGGCATTATGAAAATATCAGTAGTAGATTTGCCTAAGAGTAATGTAAATTGCACAGGTCATGTGTTCGAAGACATAGGTCATGGAATATCATTAGGAAAACCAGATTTGCTTCACCAAATTGTTGAACAATGGCTAAATCATCAGCAATGGATGAGCAGTAATATACAATTAGTGAACGTGAAATAG
- a CDS encoding GNAT family N-acetyltransferase, translating to MNWYEKLNQYFPIEEMKSKEHIDLLLKDKADIYFKDEGPNHVMMYVEMDDFVFIDYLFVSKKARGQGLGKQLLDKLKAKNKPIILEVEPLDYEDSDTQKRFRFYEREGFAHASAIGYRRRSLATNEINQLEILYWSPIDESEESIFDKMKMTYETIHTYKDKELYGQSYGGVDEVLTYDETET from the coding sequence GTGAATTGGTATGAAAAACTTAATCAATATTTTCCAATAGAAGAGATGAAGTCGAAAGAGCATATCGATTTACTACTAAAAGACAAAGCTGATATCTATTTTAAAGACGAAGGTCCAAATCATGTGATGATGTATGTAGAAATGGATGACTTTGTGTTTATTGATTATTTATTTGTCTCAAAAAAAGCAAGAGGCCAAGGGTTAGGAAAGCAGTTACTCGATAAGCTAAAAGCAAAAAATAAGCCGATCATTTTAGAAGTCGAACCTCTCGATTATGAAGATTCAGATACCCAAAAAAGATTTCGCTTTTATGAACGAGAAGGGTTTGCGCATGCTTCGGCTATCGGATATCGACGCCGTTCATTGGCAACTAATGAAATAAATCAATTAGAAATCTTATATTGGTCACCAATTGATGAGTCAGAAGAGAGTATTTTTGATAAAATGAAGATGACGTATGAAACGATTCATACGTACAAAGATAAAGAGCTATATGGACAATCATATGGCGGTGTGGATGAAGTGTTAACGTACGATGAAACCGAAACGTGA
- a CDS encoding HD domain-containing protein: protein MRNVTLTRLYEHPITKKYLSRSGLAHAIATAYHALRLSKKYNVNPDLATKAAFLHDIGHYTWYNGEGKWDFDLYKENDIHAIKGAERAHKLLIRLGEHPSDAKQIALAILLHTDSYLPDGHLHLTPLQQVVALADEADEEPNGNHHYREVSIEFAQKKLAQLDDLVEKEMKSQQLKRTV, encoded by the coding sequence ATGCGAAACGTCACTCTCACAAGGCTTTATGAGCATCCCATCACGAAAAAATACTTGAGTCGGTCTGGTCTTGCACATGCGATTGCAACAGCTTATCATGCCTTACGATTATCAAAAAAATATAATGTAAATCCTGATTTAGCCACTAAAGCCGCTTTTCTTCATGATATCGGCCACTACACTTGGTATAACGGTGAAGGCAAGTGGGACTTTGACCTTTATAAAGAAAATGATATTCACGCTATTAAGGGAGCAGAAAGAGCACATAAGTTACTCATTCGCCTTGGCGAGCACCCCTCTGATGCGAAACAAATTGCACTAGCTATCCTGCTTCATACCGATTCCTATCTACCCGATGGCCACCTCCATTTAACGCCTTTACAACAAGTTGTTGCACTGGCTGATGAAGCAGATGAAGAACCAAATGGTAATCATCATTACCGCGAGGTCTCTATTGAATTTGCCCAAAAAAAGCTAGCTCAATTAGATGATTTAGTTGAAAAAGAGATGAAGTCTCAACAATTAAAGCGCACTGTTTAA
- the trhA gene encoding PAQR family membrane homeostasis protein TrhA: MANTHTFSTGEEIANSITHGIGALLSIAALVLLIVFSSLYGNAWHVVSFTIFGVTMVILYFSSTFVHALPKGKAKDVFEVLDHSSIYFFIAGTYTPFLFIAVQGWLGWTIFGIIWGIAIGGTVFKAFFVKKYLYVSTLLYLLMGWGVIVAWNPLVENVVQAGIVFLVIGGVLYSIGAIFYVWRGFKYHHMIWHLFVVAGTIMHFFSVMQLLH; encoded by the coding sequence ATGGCTAATACTCATACTTTTTCAACGGGAGAAGAAATTGCAAATTCAATTACCCATGGGATTGGTGCATTGTTAAGTATTGCAGCGTTGGTTTTATTAATTGTATTCTCTTCCTTGTACGGGAATGCGTGGCATGTCGTAAGCTTTACAATCTTTGGTGTGACCATGGTGATTTTATATTTCTCCTCAACATTTGTTCATGCTCTTCCTAAAGGAAAAGCTAAAGATGTATTTGAAGTATTAGACCATTCCTCGATTTACTTTTTTATTGCCGGTACGTATACGCCGTTTTTATTTATAGCTGTTCAAGGTTGGCTTGGATGGACGATATTTGGTATTATTTGGGGCATTGCCATCGGAGGAACAGTGTTTAAAGCCTTTTTTGTAAAAAAATACTTATACGTATCCACATTACTTTACTTGTTAATGGGTTGGGGCGTAATTGTTGCTTGGAATCCTCTTGTTGAAAATGTGGTCCAGGCAGGAATCGTGTTTTTAGTCATAGGTGGAGTTTTATATTCTATTGGAGCCATTTTTTATGTGTGGCGAGGATTTAAGTATCATCATATGATTTGGCACCTATTTGTCGTAGCTGGAACAATCATGCACTTTTTCTCAGTTATGCAATTGTTACATTAA
- a CDS encoding excisionase family DNA-binding protein → MYITVDELAEFLNVTPEYLQEQIRVGNLTAVHDGKEYLVNKEQFRWHKEQIEKRIIEFRLAENEEIPEDVDVKDED, encoded by the coding sequence ATGTACATAACAGTAGATGAATTAGCAGAGTTTTTAAATGTGACTCCAGAATATTTACAAGAACAAATTAGAGTGGGAAACCTCACCGCCGTTCATGACGGAAAAGAGTATTTAGTGAATAAAGAGCAGTTCAGATGGCATAAAGAACAAATTGAAAAAAGAATTATAGAATTCCGTCTTGCCGAAAATGAAGAAATTCCTGAAGATGTTGATGTTAAAGATGAAGATTAG
- a CDS encoding putative glycoside hydrolase produces the protein MKKQTKKLVGSFIVLFFISVGCMYSVSAEEQSPIVNFHSTKEVGFVSLQLPEELPRFLTFFDSGYSFTYPDAVRGIYVTGNSAGGARFESLLDLVESTDLNAMVIDIKEDHGYLTYRPDEDSPFYDISKNFIGDIEGMMKVLEEKQIYPIARVVVFKDSVLAEARPDLSFKTPDGEVWKNNRGEAFVNPFLKEVWEYNVAIAEKAAQLGFQEIQFDYVRFPEGFERRDAELQYGVGEYEGGDEDNVQKRVSAVTDFVAYAREQLEPYQVDVSVDIFGYAATISEAPGIGQNFSKISENVDVISSMIYPSHWTSYFGIAKPDLHPYELVDAYAKVENEVLGALENQPVSRPWIQDFTASWLGSGNYISYGKEEVEAQIRALQDNGINEYLIWNATNRYTPNVNYTP, from the coding sequence ATGAAAAAACAAACAAAAAAGCTTGTAGGTAGTTTCATTGTGTTATTTTTCATTAGTGTTGGGTGTATGTACTCAGTAAGTGCAGAGGAGCAGAGCCCTATAGTAAACTTCCATAGTACTAAGGAAGTGGGATTTGTATCTTTACAGTTACCAGAGGAATTACCTCGATTTCTTACGTTTTTTGATTCTGGTTACTCTTTTACTTATCCAGATGCGGTCAGAGGTATCTATGTTACTGGAAATAGTGCGGGTGGGGCAAGATTCGAATCTCTTCTTGATTTGGTGGAAAGTACGGATTTGAATGCTATGGTAATCGACATTAAGGAGGACCACGGTTATTTAACGTATCGACCTGATGAAGACTCCCCTTTTTATGATATCTCTAAAAATTTTATAGGGGATATAGAAGGCATGATGAAAGTGCTAGAAGAAAAGCAAATTTACCCGATTGCCAGAGTGGTAGTCTTCAAGGATTCTGTATTAGCAGAAGCTAGACCTGACTTATCTTTTAAAACACCAGACGGAGAAGTGTGGAAGAACAACCGGGGTGAAGCATTTGTGAATCCGTTTTTAAAAGAAGTCTGGGAATATAATGTAGCGATTGCAGAAAAAGCGGCTCAACTTGGATTCCAGGAAATTCAGTTTGACTATGTTCGTTTCCCTGAAGGATTTGAACGAAGAGATGCTGAACTGCAATATGGGGTTGGAGAATATGAGGGTGGTGATGAGGATAACGTCCAAAAACGTGTTAGTGCCGTTACTGATTTTGTAGCATACGCCCGTGAACAACTAGAACCGTATCAAGTAGATGTATCTGTTGATATATTCGGATATGCAGCAACGATTAGTGAAGCTCCAGGAATAGGTCAAAACTTTTCAAAAATTTCAGAGAATGTCGATGTTATTTCTTCAATGATTTATCCGAGTCATTGGACGTCGTACTTTGGAATTGCTAAGCCAGACTTACACCCGTATGAGCTAGTTGATGCGTATGCTAAAGTGGAAAATGAAGTATTAGGTGCTCTTGAAAATCAACCCGTCTCCAGGCCCTGGATTCAAGATTTTACAGCAAGCTGGCTTGGTTCTGGAAATTACATTTCGTATGGAAAAGAAGAAGTCGAAGCGCAAATTCGGGCGTTGCAAGACAATGGAATCAATGAATATTTAATTTGGAATGCGACCAATCGATATACACCGAATGTGAACTATACTCCGTAA
- a CDS encoding PLP-dependent aminotransferase family protein, with product MAWIEIDRTSDVPLLHQIYLTLRKQILTGVYPAGTKLPSSRELAEKIQVSRTIIVEVYDQLLAEGYLFTKTGSGTFVETGVQLNDVHLANTTNIMEETDDPIEHEIIVDFRSGVPALDLFPRKKWARVVKEVYEKSSPYLFGYNRPEGNEELRQTISNYLYKTRGIACHSRQIIITSGATQALSLLAKLLHKGDEVIIENPINKELREIFTQKGATTIPIEVDQFGLKTELLPPDSKPKFIIVTPSHQFPLGGTLPIQRRIELIEYAKRRGSYIIEDDYDSEYRYAGPPVSSLQGLFPSGVIYVGTYSKVLSPSLRLGYLIFPPSLLERITSIKRFTDYHSPTMEQLILSRFIQEGHLEKHITAMRKIYKQRRDTLIDSLTTEFPNEVTILGASTGLHLVAQFSNVIFTKEKIKQIRKKGVHIVSVEEHTIGIHTHSDKIILGYGNLTPDEIRDGVQRLKKGIVCIEKE from the coding sequence ATGGCTTGGATTGAAATTGATAGGACGTCTGATGTTCCATTGCTACACCAAATATATCTTACTCTTCGAAAACAAATCTTAACAGGTGTTTACCCAGCAGGGACCAAACTGCCTTCAAGTAGAGAATTAGCTGAAAAAATACAAGTGTCCCGTACTATCATCGTTGAAGTGTATGATCAATTACTAGCAGAAGGTTATTTATTTACGAAGACAGGTTCTGGTACTTTTGTCGAAACTGGAGTTCAATTAAACGATGTTCACCTAGCAAACACTACGAATATTATGGAGGAAACTGATGACCCTATTGAGCACGAAATCATAGTAGACTTCCGCTCTGGTGTTCCAGCCTTAGACTTGTTTCCCCGAAAAAAGTGGGCTCGAGTTGTAAAAGAAGTTTATGAAAAGAGCTCTCCTTATTTATTTGGGTACAATCGTCCTGAAGGAAATGAAGAGTTACGTCAAACGATTTCAAACTATCTTTATAAAACAAGAGGAATTGCTTGTCATTCTAGACAAATAATAATCACATCTGGCGCCACCCAAGCGCTTTCTTTATTAGCAAAATTACTTCATAAGGGCGATGAAGTCATCATTGAAAACCCAATAAACAAAGAATTACGAGAAATATTTACGCAAAAAGGAGCAACAACCATCCCCATTGAGGTTGATCAATTTGGATTAAAAACCGAGCTCCTGCCTCCTGACAGCAAACCAAAGTTCATTATTGTCACACCGTCTCATCAATTTCCATTAGGGGGCACGCTCCCCATTCAAAGACGAATTGAACTCATTGAATATGCAAAAAGAAGAGGGAGTTACATCATCGAGGATGATTACGATAGCGAATACCGCTACGCCGGACCTCCTGTTAGTTCACTACAGGGCTTATTTCCAAGTGGAGTTATTTATGTCGGAACCTATAGTAAAGTCCTCTCTCCAAGCTTACGGCTAGGGTATCTCATCTTTCCTCCCTCATTGCTCGAAAGGATTACATCCATTAAACGATTTACCGATTATCACTCACCAACGATGGAGCAGCTGATTTTATCACGATTTATACAAGAAGGCCATTTAGAAAAACACATTACTGCGATGAGGAAAATCTATAAACAGAGGCGAGATACTTTAATAGATAGTTTAACAACAGAGTTCCCCAATGAAGTTACTATTCTAGGTGCTTCAACAGGACTTCACCTAGTTGCTCAATTTTCAAATGTGATTTTTACGAAAGAAAAAATAAAACAAATTAGAAAAAAAGGAGTTCACATTGTTTCAGTAGAAGAACATACAATTGGAATCCATACCCACTCAGATAAAATTATATTAGGCTATGGTAACCTTACGCCTGACGAAATCAGAGATGGTGTCCAACGATTAAAAAAAGGCATTGTTTGTATCGAGAAAGAATAG
- a CDS encoding GNAT family N-acetyltransferase codes for MSTQTITYKNDASITAEQLSSVFKASGIKRPSDDLERLESMIHHANILITAWDSDKLIGVARAITDYSYCCYLSDLAVRLDYQSQGIGRELVQRVQETIGEEVALILLSSPTAMQYYPKLGFEKIDNGFKIARKR; via the coding sequence GTGAGTACGCAAACGATCACTTATAAAAACGACGCTTCAATAACAGCCGAACAACTGTCTTCCGTTTTTAAAGCTTCAGGGATTAAAAGACCTTCTGATGATTTAGAAAGGCTAGAGAGCATGATTCACCACGCAAATATTCTTATCACAGCATGGGACTCTGATAAACTCATTGGTGTTGCAAGAGCGATTACGGATTATAGTTATTGTTGTTACTTATCAGATTTAGCTGTTAGGTTAGACTACCAAAGCCAAGGGATTGGTCGCGAACTTGTCCAAAGAGTACAAGAGACAATCGGTGAGGAAGTTGCGTTAATTTTATTGTCTTCACCAACTGCAATGCAATATTACCCAAAACTCGGCTTTGAAAAAATTGATAACGGCTTTAAGATTGCGAGAAAAAGATAA